Within the Hippoglossus stenolepis isolate QCI-W04-F060 chromosome 2, HSTE1.2, whole genome shotgun sequence genome, the region TGCGACTCTGCCCTTTTTGTATCAGTTAACACTGCAGGGAAAAACCACCGCCCTCCCCCAAAGTAAAACCTCCAGGCCTGGAGTGTCACAGGGGCAAACGGACATTTCTGCCTTACTCTGCTCTCATTCAGCAAGCTGCTAGTCCTGGTTCATCTGTCAGCCATGTATCTTCTTAGCATCACAACTTCACCCTCTGATGTACGGACTGCAACACTACAGGAACGACTAACATCCCGGGGCTTGCAATAGAACAAAGTGGActaaattgaaaatgtattacTGTGACAAaaaggtgttttattttctctgttacTTCATCTCAACGATTAACGAAGGAATGTCTCACTGAGGTTTTAAGTAAGAATCTCACAGCTCATAAGGTTAACTGCTCTGCACTGTTGACCACACTGGTTATCGAGTATCTCATAATCCAGTTTGGACCGACTGGATATGTTGGAAAATGCACAGAACTGCACATGAAGATGTTTGAATTTTTAACTGGAAACcaacagggaaaaaaagctcTTACTGGAAACACTAAAGTGCTCACTCAGTGACACTAAATGGTTACAGCTTAGATTTACATGTGTACTTTGATTAGAAATTGAGActgattaataataatgatcttCTCACtacatttcagtgtttgtgtcccAGTTTGTATTATTACAATCACGTCACAGAGCTGAGTCAGTCAATAAATCCCCGGCAAtcttttaaaacttaaaaggtTGTTTAGCACTTAACATCTGttctgaagtgttttttttctcatttaaccATCTGGATAAAAATACTCCATCTGTTGCATGATAACATTTAGAACATGAGCCAGCATTGACAAGATGTCTAAAAGCactcaaagattttttttttttttactttcaatatTTCATGGAAACTGGTTTTTAACCTTTTCCCGAAGTTGTGACTATTTTCTAATTCAATCAAACAaagtatgtatatattttatggtAATTTATTTTATGgtaaagcaacacaatgtaaGAATTGCTCTTGGGTGCACTCGGGGGTAAGGtgtaattcatgtttttatcactATCATAAATACAAATCTCAGTTTGAGCCTCTCCATACACTGAGGTACACATGTGCATTAGTTGACAAGCTGACGGAAAATTAACTGACAACCTCAGAAGCTAAAGAACCATAACAACTGACAAGGTAGAGTGATGTTACAGGATATTCgaaaaatagttttatttgATGAAAGCATCAAGGGGGCAATGTATATAGGCTAATACACTctagtatatataatatactataatatatattatagtatatatGTAGTGCATATGCACTACATATATACTATATTTGTCCCGTTtcataaatgataaaaattGTACACAACATAAAGATCTTAGTGTTGTGGGCTGTTGCTTCAGTGTAGAGCTGTGaacacttcctctctctctctttgtgtgtctcacacacacacacacacacacacacacacacacacacacacacacacacacacacacacacacacacacacacacacacacacacacacacacacacacacacacacacacacacacacacacacacacacacacacacacacagcaccggGACAAGGacatgttaaaacatccataatcTTTTTACCATCCTCtgatgatattttattttgtgtatctCGCCTGTCGCCCCCTACAGATGATCAACCAGGTTGGCACCTGTCTTGCATTCTTTTGTATCTTTTAGCTCTCGCCACCGAGTAAAAGACCGTATTTTTGTTAGCTGTGCTTTTAAATATCCAGGTTCAACGCGACCATTCACTATTTGTTTGTACCATCATTCTTATCAAAAACCATTTTTGGATTGTACACGACACTGTTACAGGAGTTCTGTTTTCAGCACTACCATGCTGACTTCTTTACCGTGCAGAATACATTTTCATCCAGATGGTTGAATTCAATAACCTTTTGGGTTTTTCAAATTGACCtggatttatttactttttcagaTATTTTGGGGGCATTAAGCCTTTATTGAACGGACAGAGTTGaaatggtgagagagagaaagagagagagaggacgggcCAGAGCCGAACCTGCGGAGGACTCAAGCCTCCATACAtggtttcctcctccaccaggtgAGCTGTTTGTGCCCTTGGATGTTAACCTTTAATTTGCAGCTCTGTGACACGTTTGTTATAATAAAACGTAAAGATGAACACAATGGGACTTGTCTGTGCTATGATTGTGCGAGTTGAAGCCTGACTTCAGACTACTGACAGACAGGTGGTGACAGGAAGTTTCTCTTATTCTTTCCTCGCAACTTGAGCCCAAGTTCTCTTTCACTTGCATCGCTACTGAGGTGAAGCAGGCTCTTGTTGAAATACAGCTGCAAAGGGAATCAGTTGAACCACTACAGGGTTTGTGTGGAAGGGGATTCGTACCCGTATCCATCCACCATTcaactgttttatttcctggtttcattttttttctgaataCGCCGATTGGGCCGGTCGACCCTTTGCCCTTCACTCAAATGTTAACAATTAACTATGTTTCTTTAAAAGTGCCTTAGACACTAATTAGGAACATAAAGGGGCAAAATATTTTACTacagatgtgaaacaaaactTTGAGATGAAATCGGTACgtccaaaatatattcaacacttaatttttttttttttgtatcgtTGCCGTGCTTCCTATCATATCCGCTGTGTTATGTTCATAAGAACTTCCTTGTTATAACTAGTATTACAGTGCTGTGATTAACTACAGGAGAAGCCAAGCCCTCGGCAGCTGCACGTCCCAAACTTCTttttgaacaaaaacatttattttcctgtaacCACTCTTTTGGGAAGCGGTGCACTACACAGGATTTCATTTGGTTGGAAGCTTTAACATCCACAAGTAGTTAActcactttcatttttattatccaGCTGGCTGTTGACAACCAGCATTGGATTGCAAATACTCCCCATCTTATTATTTCTTGTTTATCTGTATTTCTAGATGGtaattttgttctgttttgtttttgtaaaaggaaaataaaacattcattgtAGCTGCGATGCTGTTGTCGTTTGTTTTTGGAGCTGAATACTGACGCCTGTGCCAGGAAGCAGAATCTATGCTAGTGAATTTCTGTTatagaaacagacaaaagagacttttaataaagtgaaatataaacaatatGATCACataactaaaaaaataaaaggaaattatttctgatatttaaagcaacaccatgTAACTTTTACcaagcaacagcgccctctgcagcaaGGTGGGATtaattctgtcattttgttCAGTGTTAATGTTCTAGAAGCCTTTTCTTCAGTATGAGAAATCATGAAACtagaaaacattaaactgaaatgacagaaaaaaaaaacccccatCAACACTCAAATCCTTTTCCTCTGGCGCCCTCTAAAAGGTGTTTCCAGTTCACCTAGCCCCACCCACCTCATCCAGTCCAGCCAATGAAAAGCATGTAAAAATAGCAGGTGCAGCTCTAAAAgctttgaaaagaaacaagtcaATAACAGTCGTCGTGAAAACCAcctgttttgtttaatttcataATTGACACACAAAAATAATCTACAAAAGaccaaattaaattataataaccAGTTAACCACGAAATGTCATTTTTatcctcccccacccccaaagAAAGCACAATTTAGAAGACGTCACCCACTGCTCCGGTCACGACTTCACTAGGACACTCATGGGTTTACGGTTATGGGGAGTAAAGTCaaatcacatacacacacacacacacacacacacacacacactcacatacatacatactctctcacacacacacacactcacatacatactctcacacaTGCTGACCAGCAACACCCCAtctaaaaaaagacaacagTAGCAATCTTTGGCGTCGTTCTCGGCGCTGCGGGTCGGTCCAACACACATGGGGGAGGTGAGGAAGAAGTAGGAGAGACTCAGGAAGAACGGTTTTGTTAACGGAGGTATTTAACAGAAGGAAGGTTTCTCCATCACGGTGTTCAGACCGACAGCGAGGGGAATTGTTGCTTGGAGTTTGAATGTTAGCATGTTTTTGCAGCCGCCATGACGTTCGCTGTAAGCTAGTCACCAACATACGCAGAGGCCATTTCTGCTGATCTGCGTTTGAATCAGCTGCCAAACTCTGGTTCCTGTTAGCAGTTATCTCTTTTAGTTATTGTTTCTGAAtgttaaagtatttttataaagCCCAACGAAAAGGCTTTGCTCATGAAAAACATGTTCACGCATTACTCCAGTTTTAAGCCTCAAATTTCCCTGAACCTTAAGTTAGCTACTTGCGTCATTTTAAGCAGTTCATTATTAAGTGTAACCAGATataaaattttttaaaaaaagatgctaAGCAGTCTGGCTAATGCCGCAGACATCAGGTAGAGTTTACAAGTGACAACttgtaaaaaacattaattactCGCAGATGTAATtacaaatgtgaaacaaattTTCTCCTTGAAAGCTCTGATACATCCGAGTCTGCTCCGATATGCAAgagcctgaaaacaaacaaatatggcCGCTTAACATCGCCATTTTTACTCAACCACATTTAATGATACAGTAACATAGTTACTGTCAATGCACAGTATTTTAACACTGCGTAAAACAATAGATTCAATATATCAAAAgaatgcttatgcattgtgtaagcagtGAGGAGATATAACATATCGACCTCAGATTTGTttgatgtgacatttatcgtcACATATTGATATAATCGTAGGCCTTGTCCTGCCCTACATGAAACAGCATCTTGAATTGTGAGCTCATGAAGTCGCAGACATGGCAATATTGGAATAATGCGTGAACACTGCTGCCATTGCGTTAAAGCAGCATTATCATGTCAATGTGGCATAAAGCAGAAACATTTAATTCACACAGACAAAGCCGAATTGCACCTTGTACTTAATCGCATCTTTCCCGCGATCTTGCGTGCAAACAGTCCGCTTCTAAAATTCACTTCCCAGTCCGTCTGAACACACGTGAGAAATGAAGGAGTCTCAAGTGTCACAACAAGATCAtctacacacattcacaacttcaacaacaaaaaaaaaaaaaacgtgctgACAAGTTGAGTAGAGGTTGAAAGCCAAGCGACAACTTGCACTTTTGCATTGAGCGTTTTACAGTCCTGCATAGATCTTTTTCATACTTTATCAATACAAACTAAGGCGTTGTGTTATATTTAGTTGGTTTGAGTCAATAAGCAgagaaagtaaatgaaaaatcttaaatcacaaaaaaaaagagaagaaaaaaattaaacaattcAAGTAGGCTACAATCTTGACgtttccccctctctcacaGGGAGCTCATCTCTCCAGAAGAGGAGCCCGAAAATTTTTCAATTCAAGTCTTTTTTCCAGAAAAGGTCCAGTGTGATTAAACAGCACCAAAAACACACTGAGCGAGAGAGGGGCATCAGATACACTCGCTCGTTATTGTGAAAAGGGGGGTTTACACGTCCTTGCCCTTTCATACAGAATTATCTGGAAAGAAATTAACagtatattgtgtatttttatgtacatacacacacattcaaatcaacTTCAATGCTCGCTCGCTAGCTCTCTCtatagcgcacacacacacacacacacactataacaTGTTGTCCCTGTGTAAATTACAAATAATTTATCAATATTAATTTAAGCTACTACTTAACAGTCATTTGTAGGAGCAGAGGTGACCAACAAAATTTCTACAGACACGACAAAGTCCCACATCtgagacaaaagacagaaaaataaaaattcattactcagtctgtttttcttttttttttttgtactgcAAGAACAAGAGTCCTGTTACTCCGCATAAgcttaaatacaaattatattaCGTAGCGTACTACTACTCTTGTCTGTACTGCCACCACCTCGCTCACGCTCATTCCACAGTGATCAAGGTCTGTCATATGTAAACATGTCGacaaaagaaattaaacaaaaataagcCGAACAAAGGTAAGTGTTCTCGTCATTCACTCCGTCTTGTTCTCATACCCGGTTCATTAGAAAATACAGTTACATTAATTCATCATTGCCACTTGTAGCGAGGATAAACTGATTCTCCTATAGGTCCGTTTTTAAAAGAGACAGTGGAGCTCCGCCCCCCTCATACCACATCATCATGTCACTCAAAGTGAAGATTTCTATTGGTGGAAGTGTCCAGGAGGTGGTGATGTCACCCCACTGGTGTCTGTCTACTGTGCTGCTATTGGTCAGTGGGATTTCCTCTTCACATCTCCTCCCTGGCTTTGGTTCGCATCTGCGTGAAGAAAGACGCAGATTTCATATTAATAACTCTGTAAGAGATCCAACAGCCTGAAGCATCAACTGATTCTGCTACTGGGCAAGTTCACACAGTGCTCCTCCTCATACCactcaacaaaattacaaatataataaCTGATTAATCATTTTAGTCAGACTTGACAAATCCCATTGTCAACATATCACATATTATACCAGTATATAAGTAAATACTTTATACTAGTATACACTATACTGTATGCAGTGTACAATGTTAAGAGGTAATTTAAGGCAATTAGAAATAATGTCTCTGTTACAGTTTGTCCTCCAGAGGGCGATGAcaagtttattttatctttaaagcTTCCCATTCACAACATATTCTTATAAGTGCTcttaataaaaactaattaaagTCATCAATAGCTAAAACGTTAATTTATGATATGTGTTCattatgaaagaaaatgtattgatcaatattttttattgttatcaATTTGAAACCCTTCAGTATGTGAACGGGTAAAGGGGAAACTGTCCCTGAGGCACAGACAAGTAAAAGGCTCTTAGTGGTTGTTATGAgtctgtgggtgtgttgttTAACGTTCATTTACATCTGTGgtcatttatttctatttattttgcatctctttgtgCTACTTCTGGCCATTTGTTTGGTATTTTTCAGTGTCTTTGTTGGCATTTTgcatctatttttatttgttatatctttgtggttgtttgagTGATTTACCAACTGTAGCCAGAGCTACAGAGGACAAGCCAGAGGCATGGCAACACCAGCAACACTGAAGcaagaacaaagacacacaaacaacacagcagctgagCAGGGGACAACAAGTCGacctgacacagacagatggaggtCAGGGCGAGGAGGAGAAATGCAAATTACCTGAGAAAGCAAGCTGCAAGTGAGGAGGTAAGGCAGCCTGCGACCCTGACTGGAGACTTTTATACAGATctgaggagagatggagggaaggatggaCAGATGAggtgagaacaacaacaatacgGGGGGGGGACATGTTAAAATGGAAGCaacaaaagagagaggaggggatcAAAGTGAAGTGGCAGCAAGGAGCACAAGTACAAAAGGTTGAGATGAcggagacagacacaaaagaTGGAGGGAACAAAGGTGAGAGACAGTGGTGCTtcttggggagcagtcatgtcgtccatcttaatatactGGCTATGATTAAAACCATCCTGCTTCATACTCAGTATATTCTCATAAATCTTcacagaaatgtgaagaaaaaattgtgagtttttttttaaactgtaaaaggCCAAAAGAAACAAGTCACAGCAGGATACAGCCCAGAAACAATTCTATTACCAAATATAATCTATTAAACTGTAGTTTATTCCTCTGTGAAATCGAACTCCATTGTTGTACAGAAACAGGTAAAAACTCACTGAGTATGTTTACACCGACATGTTCCCTCATGAAAATGATCATTGTCACTGTcgtttattttctgttctgtttctgtaAAAACTCACTAGTGGACCAAAATGTTTAATAATGTGCTGCTGAAAATACTCAAACTAATCTAGTATTAACTCCTGTCTGAAAATACACTGATATAGAACCTCACTAAGCTAATCTTTGATAAAACCAGATTTTTTACCAATATTACATGCGTCTTGTAAAATGTCCATTCACCAATGCTCCTCTCTAGCCTTTTTTACTACGGGACTCCAAGAAAAATCACTACATGTGACTTGTGTGTCTGCTCACCAATTAGGTCGCTCTGTGATAGGGGGTATCCTGAGTTGGAGCTGGGGGCCGAGCCCATGCCAGCAGCCCCTGGGGCTCCAGGAGGGCTGAAATTGAGCAAGGGGGGGAACTGGAAGGGTAGTGAGACAGGCACCAGGCCTCCCAACATGCCAAAGCCCATGGGCAGAGTGgaggggctgcagaggagggaggtgccTGCTGTTGTTACCTGCAGAAACCACATGCGGTCAGATTATGTTCTCTTGTACTTTGGTTCATATTCTTCTCATTAGAATGAACACTAACCTGTGAGAGGTGTGACGTTGTGGAGGATGAGGCCAAAGTTCCTGAAGCCATCCAGCCGTTTCCCGCCTTCGAGCCGGAGTTGACCCCACCTGCCACCCTCTGCCTCGGCCCATGATTGGCTGAGACTGAAGGTGAAGAAGACGGTGGTGTTTTGGCCGGGTGACTGCAGACAACTGACACCACTCCCTTGTTGTTGAAGTTGATGATGCTACTGTTGCTCGTGGAGGACTGAGGTTTCTGACCTCCAACAAAGCTACAACTGCCCTGTGTCTGCTTCATCTGCCCACTGCCCAACACGCTGAAGGGCAGCCTGAAGGTTTTGGGGGAGTACTGGTGGTGTTGCTGTTGACTGGGGATTATCTGATGGGAAAGAGGGAGCGAGGGCGAGGATgaaggggaaggggaggaggagggaggtggagtgGGTGCAGGAGGCCGAGGGGTGAGCTTGATGATGGAAGAGGAGTTGCTGCTGTGGGAGGACTTTGTGAGGGTGGCCTGCATGGGCGTGATGAAGTTggactggtggtggtggtgtgtgtgagatttagcTTGAGAGGAGTGTGAGGTATGGGAGATGGGGGATGGCGAGGACACCACTGAGGAGGTGGGGCAGAAGGACTGCAGACTGGGGTGGGAGGTAGAGTTGGAGCGGGACTGGgatgagggggaggaagaaggtgtgatgctgctgctcacgGCGCTGCCGTTGCTGCTGATGCTACCGGCTTTGGCACTGCTCTTAGCCAGTCCTTGAAGAGTTCCCATAGTTCCCAGTATCCCCGCAGGGCTAACGAAGCCCTTCTGATGGGGGGGCAGCAGAGGGGAAGCTGTGGGCGGAGGCCGTTGCCTCTGAGGTGATGGGGAGGGGTGTAGGTGCATTTTGCTACTCCCACCAATCATTGAGCTTGTTCTGTGACTGGGTGATACCAAGGTAACGTGTCTCTGATTCTGGGTTTGACTCACGATGGCGGATCCTTTGATCATACCATAGGCTGCATCTGTAGTCCTGGGGGCCAATGACAGGCCTGTAGCCTGCAACCGAGCCatggaggaaacagctgaagacgaggaagaggaggtagaAGAGGAGCTTGGTagcattgttattgttattggcAAATTCCCAGCAGACCCAGCTGCCAGTGGAGCGGCTTCCACCTTAGACAGGGAATGATGCTGAGTCGTGGATGTGACCGAGGCAGAGAGCTGAGACGCTGCAGGGTAGTGAGGGGtgacgggaggaggagaggtggtggGGATTTGCAGGGGTGGGGGCGACAAGGGGCTGTCTGAGGGCCCAAGGCCCTTGGACGCATTGCTGAGGAGGGCCAGAGCGTGGGAGATGGAGTCCAGAGAGGGAGCGGTCAGATCCTCATCCAGGGAGTCCGACAGACAGATGGGCTCCgagggcgaggaggagaggggctggCGGTTGGAGTTCAAAGCAGATGTGGAGGTGGACAGAGACGGTGTGGACATCATGGTGAAAGGTGGTTTGTGGATCCAGAGACCCTCCTGAAGAACAGAAGCGGTTTGTTGAGCATCAGTAACAAAGAAAACGACCAGTTTATTCTCAAGTTTACCTCAGTTACATCAGAAAAAACTTTTTGTTTCTAATTTCTTTTGTTCATCAGTTAACGAAACTCAAAACAGCATCAACAAGGTTTATCTGTTGccttgtttaaaatgttatagCCTTCATTTTATAGTTTGGCTTTTAATGTACAAAAAAACATCCCAAAGTGATGAATTTTGTTGCCAGTAGCATAATATAAATTCAAAGAACAGCAGGTGGAATCATTGGAATTAAAACTTGGAGCAGCAGAATGGTGTGTATAACATGACTCTGCTGAATTACTGATGAAAGTAGTGGAAATGTGCATTATACAAAATGAGCCACATGAGCTGTTGAAGTAGGCTACAGGCCGTCATATTATATGAAATTAATCAGAGTTAGTCTGTATCCAGAACTGAGCCAATGTGATACAATGGTGTGATACTTTTTAGATAACATACAATGCATGGTCTGAGTTATCACTTACCTTGGCTTTGGCCTTGGGCCCAGGCACCATTCTCCTTTTGacactgtgaaaaaaacatcagcagatAAATATTCAGcctttttcatttacattttgaattcaAGTTCAGTCTCTGAAAAATCCCACAGtggtttgtgtgagtgaggaaaCACAAGCTGTTTGAGATAAAGTTCATACTCACAGGTTTCCAGTGAGGTGACTGTGAACAGCCAGACTCTCCTTAAATAAAATCCTgagcagaagaaacacaaagaacactGTTAACTGTTGACTGAACAGACAGTGAGTGCATTCACCTGCGGCTGAGATACTAGTTTACCCATACAACCACAGTATTTCCTACATTATGAATTAGCTACACTGCACATGATAACAGCCACATGTCTCCAGCCCACAGAGGACAGAGTGAGAGTGTTAGATTGACCAGTCATGTATTATGgttggttttatgttttgtgtgtgatataacaattttaataacttttaaactATTTCTATTAACATCTCAATAAGATCAAAACTATTGGTTGTTGGCGTTTTACTATCGATTGATTCTACCTTCTGATCTCATTACGCTGCATGACTTATGTGTACAAGCTCTGTACTACCTTGGATGGATCCATGTGCTGAACAGTTCATATCTTATACTTCTTCATGTTTCCCTTGCAGGACTTTAACACTGTCTTGTGCAAacgtattttgttgtttttgctgccaTTTCAGTGACTTCCCAAACACCTGCACTTAAGAATCAGCCACTAGggtaaatgtacattttcttaaaaatgAAACTGTTAATTGAGCTCAACAGTCACAGCCTCTAAATTCAATTTCTAAATGAAACTTCTAAAGCTAATGTTTTTCAGTGTTGCAAGACTTTACTCTTTAACACCTCATCACTCATCATTCAAATCAGTACAACCTAAGCTTAAAGGTTTTGTAAATCAATAAACCTTAATAAATAGGAAAAGCattgaaattatattataaattaaaaagaaagaatctaaaaacatgtacaaaatATATCTTAACACTACATTAGTTATTTTAACTATGGTTTGAACAGGATCATGCAAACATTAATCTCCCGTAGGCAGATAAGGGAAATCCCCCGGTGCCACAACCAATTGTTACCAGACTTTACATGACGTGATGAGCATAAAACATGATGAAGACTAAGGCCTTAGCTTTCcagaaatttttttttttgtagctaTTATATTTCAGATTAATTATAGCAGGATCATACAAACAACCATTAACCACGCCCAGTTAGGGGCCACCTACAAGACATCCATTCTCGGTGGCTTTAAATGTCATATCAACATGCTATAACCCTGTCTTTGGTTGAAATTATTTTCTATAGAAACTAGTGATTGTCTGAGCCagtaaatacacagacacacacacagacctggtCTGCATCCAACCCTTGGGCCATAGTGGTTTGACCTCATTCTCTAAGAAGGCCTTGAGGTACTCctccacagacagagagcacTGGTTCTCCATGTCATAGCAGCTCAGCTTCACTCGCACCAGGCTGCACAGTAGGttcctgcaaaaaaacacatctccaATGAAACACATTCAAGACTATTAAAATCTAAACTAGGCTGCAGGTGCAGAGCACATAATGATGGAGGGAGTCAAGTGTGAGAAtcactgtgtgaaaaaaaatcctaaaatgTCAACGCTGTTGAGAAAACGGATGATGATTGAAAAGTAGATGTAAGTGAGTGTCaaggtttttgtcttttcattggCCACTGATTCTTTATTCAATATTTCCACTTTCATGTGGACATAAAATTCCGGAATTGCCTCAGTGACAATAAGGATCCTGTTTGGTGaagaaataaatctgtcatGGATTTATACATAAAAAGTGAAGCAATGCTgttgaaatattcaaaaataattctATATACAAACCATAACAGGTTTTCCTGAGGATGTTTATCCTGAGACTTCACCAACTAATACTAACAGATTTACTTAATTTCACCCCTAATTGATTTTCATAACTTTCAAAACCTTATTTTTCTCCATCCCAGTAACTTTGAGGAATCTGAAAGGCCTGTGTAAGTTTACGTGATTCAAACACCAAAGGTGGAGGGCGACAGGAAAGATAAAAGTGAATGGGTTTGAGAGAACACTTCAAAATAGAGTGTCAAATCATCAAGCgccaaacacaaactgcagctacATCTTTACCTGAGTTTGTCATCCCAGACAAACTTCTTCCTCGGGCCCATCACCCTTTTCCCAggtttctcctcatcctcctcctcggagccgttcttctctccctcctctgactgCTGCCTGCAGGACCCACACACACCGTCAataacatacaaacacacatacataaaaca harbors:
- the LOC118100191 gene encoding ubinuclein-2 isoform X1, giving the protein MAEPRKVQFVTLSAFAAGAAAESRKRRLEDGADVSFGRAGEVEAATGAGGGGGGGAASSNGRLGKTDGDDMDKAGGAESRTTMRLNLPLSEPDDRSSVEFNYGELIQNLQAKKKPPTVTSVQNPNDPFNDDEKEQLQVEAMAKKFENKYGNIGKKKKDRMQDLIDIGFGYDETDPFIDNSEAYDELVPASLTTKLGGFYINTGTLQFRAASESEGEEDKKPNDNKEQVIKKRKKKEVNNLEEKNLKKNRVPKQGVTTLNLHRPEKKKRKKLMKDSLYLAAMLRRFTREKEEMKKRNPTMVHPSLARGLANKPHSANSTNHLLASNSAHPQGNAASNDLSLTDLTSDPAVMSLLGSANEKELQDLLGDLDFSLSDSDQQHAMVAARENGILGVGVPGHKTTTTGGGGQGRSLGSSSGLFSPPPLPDGLPAPLIKRIEDLRAASRQFDQEGRKKFFTLDMNNILLDIELQVQEQPREARSDIYSHMEAFVPCNKEALLKRLKKLSLNIQDDRVRAPLLKLKLAVCSVMPEQIAKYNMDCMAKVAKQQSEEGEKNGSEEEDEEKPGKRVMGPRKKFVWDDKLRNLLCSLVRVKLSCYDMENQCSLSVEEYLKAFLENEVKPLWPKGWMQTRILFKESLAVHSHLTGNLVKRRMVPGPKAKAKEGLWIHKPPFTMMSTPSLSTSTSALNSNRQPLSSSPSEPICLSDSLDEDLTAPSLDSISHALALLSNASKGLGPSDSPLSPPPLQIPTTSPPPVTPHYPAASQLSASVTSTTQHHSLSKVEAAPLAAGSAGNLPITITMLPSSSSTSSSSSSAVSSMARLQATGLSLAPRTTDAAYGMIKGSAIVSQTQNQRHVTLVSPSHRTSSMIGGSSKMHLHPSPSPQRQRPPPTASPLLPPHQKGFVSPAGILGTMGTLQGLAKSSAKAGSISSNGSAVSSSITPSSSPSSQSRSNSTSHPSLQSFCPTSSVVSSPSPISHTSHSSQAKSHTHHHHQSNFITPMQATLTKSSHSSNSSSIIKLTPRPPAPTPPPSSSPSPSSSPSLPLSHQIIPSQQQHHQYSPKTFRLPFSVLGSGQMKQTQGSCSFVGGQKPQSSTSNSSIINFNNKGVVSVVCSHPAKTPPSSSPSVSANHGPRQRVAGGVNSGSKAGNGWMASGTLASSSTTSHLSQVTTAGTSLLCSPSTLPMGFGMLGGLVPVSLPFQFPPLLNFSPPGAPGAAGMGSAPSSNSGYPLSQSDLIDLYKSLQSGSQAALPPHLQLAFSDANQSQGGDVKRKSH